The following proteins come from a genomic window of Chloroflexia bacterium SDU3-3:
- a CDS encoding beta-glucosidase, with translation MADRIHSPKDLGFPSDFLWGAATASYQIEGGATEDGRGVSIWDTFSHTPGKVKNGDTGDVACDHYHRWREDIALMRELGLDAYRLSIAWPRIIPQGRGQINEAGLDFYEKLIDGLLEAGIKPFVTLYHWDLPQALQDEGGWANRNTAYAFAEFAEVVAKALGDRVSAWMTLNEPWVVAACGNLFGEHAPGYRDLGITMKVAHNLMLGHGLALPRMRKHCPNAQIGIALSVSPAQPLTDKPEDVMAAMLNDAFGNRLFLDPLQHGTYPAELVANFPEGVELPVQDGDMELISAPIDFLGINYYQRTLVSYSESNPLTKSERILPEGEYTNFHWEVYPEGLRQMLERLHRDYTFPAYYVTENGASFVDRLEEDGAVHDARRLAYLQGHFAAAAQAVQSGVPLKGYFVWSLLDNFEWGQGYSQRFGLVYVDYPTQRRFKKDSALWYQRFLAARSGQPVEDAAPVA, from the coding sequence ATGGCAGACCGTATTCATTCGCCCAAAGACCTGGGCTTTCCATCCGACTTTCTCTGGGGCGCGGCCACCGCATCCTACCAGATCGAGGGCGGCGCGACCGAGGACGGGCGCGGTGTGAGCATCTGGGACACGTTCAGCCACACCCCCGGCAAGGTAAAAAACGGCGACACCGGCGATGTGGCCTGCGATCACTACCACCGCTGGCGCGAGGACATCGCCCTCATGCGCGAGCTGGGGCTGGATGCCTACCGCCTCTCGATCGCGTGGCCCCGGATCATCCCCCAGGGGCGCGGCCAGATCAACGAGGCGGGCCTGGATTTTTACGAGAAGCTGATCGACGGCCTGCTTGAGGCGGGCATCAAGCCGTTTGTGACGCTCTACCACTGGGATCTGCCCCAGGCGCTGCAGGATGAGGGCGGCTGGGCCAACCGCAACACGGCCTACGCCTTCGCCGAGTTTGCCGAGGTGGTGGCCAAGGCGCTGGGCGACCGCGTGTCGGCCTGGATGACGCTTAACGAGCCGTGGGTGGTGGCCGCCTGCGGCAACCTGTTTGGCGAGCACGCCCCTGGCTACCGCGATCTGGGCATCACCATGAAGGTGGCGCACAACCTGATGCTGGGCCACGGCCTGGCCCTGCCCCGCATGCGCAAGCACTGCCCCAACGCCCAGATCGGCATCGCCCTCAGCGTCTCGCCCGCCCAGCCGCTGACCGACAAGCCCGAGGATGTGATGGCGGCCATGCTGAACGACGCGTTCGGCAACCGCCTGTTCCTCGACCCGCTGCAGCACGGCACCTACCCCGCCGAGCTGGTGGCCAACTTCCCCGAGGGCGTGGAGCTGCCGGTGCAGGATGGCGACATGGAGCTGATCTCCGCGCCGATCGACTTCCTGGGCATCAACTACTACCAGCGCACCCTGGTGAGCTACTCCGAGAGTAACCCGCTCACCAAGTCCGAGCGTATCCTGCCCGAGGGCGAGTACACCAACTTCCACTGGGAGGTCTACCCCGAGGGCCTGCGCCAGATGCTGGAGCGCCTGCACCGCGACTACACCTTCCCGGCCTACTACGTGACCGAGAACGGCGCGTCGTTTGTCGACAGGCTGGAGGAGGACGGCGCGGTCCACGACGCGCGCCGCCTAGCCTACCTCCAGGGCCACTTCGCCGCCGCCGCGCAGGCGGTGCAGAGCGGCGTGCCGCTGAAGGGCTACTTCGTGTGGTCGCTGCTGGACAACTTCGAGTGGGGCCAGGGCTACAGCCAGCGCTTCGGCCTGGTGTACGTGGACTACCCGACCCAGCGGCGCTTCAAGAAGGACAGCGCGCTGTGGTACCAGCGCTTCTTGGCCGCCCGCAGCGGGCAGCCGGTGGAGGATGCGGCCCCGGTCGCCTAG
- a CDS encoding carbohydrate ABC transporter permease: MSIADHAGVPRPARAPLTLKRLLQHGATQSALITLLGLAVMALFLMPLGYMFATAFKPEDQFSAIGAPIWPGKPQTFVYDGKELPLYNVPTDQGTKQWALVKGFREDADFVDPASPEKGVFNWKGRYRTLTPVYQPTLALDGFSKAWDQVDFPMLFRNTLALAIISTIGTLISCIMVAYGFARFKIPGKNILFLILVSTIVLPPQATVIPLFILFSKLGWTGTWLPLLVPAFFANAYDVFLLRQYFMGIPREMDEAAAIDGANPLRTLVSVIIPQAWPAITAVTLFHFFYTWNDYFLPLVYLVGKEDRYPISVGIAKFVGGFSRYPSLAMATAVMTVLLPAVLFFLAQRQFMQGVVSSGVEK; encoded by the coding sequence ATGTCGATTGCCGACCACGCGGGCGTGCCCCGCCCCGCTCGCGCCCCGCTGACGCTCAAGCGCCTGCTGCAGCACGGTGCGACCCAGAGCGCCCTGATCACCCTGCTGGGCCTCGCGGTGATGGCGCTGTTTCTGATGCCGCTGGGCTACATGTTCGCCACCGCTTTCAAGCCCGAGGACCAGTTTTCGGCCATCGGCGCGCCGATCTGGCCTGGCAAGCCCCAGACGTTCGTGTACGATGGCAAGGAGCTGCCGCTCTACAACGTGCCCACCGATCAGGGCACCAAGCAGTGGGCCTTGGTGAAGGGCTTCCGCGAGGATGCCGACTTTGTTGACCCGGCTAGCCCCGAGAAGGGCGTGTTCAACTGGAAGGGCCGCTACCGCACGCTCACGCCGGTCTACCAGCCCACGCTGGCCCTCGATGGCTTCAGCAAGGCCTGGGATCAGGTCGACTTCCCCATGCTGTTTCGCAACACGCTGGCGCTGGCGATCATCAGCACCATCGGCACGCTGATCTCGTGTATCATGGTGGCCTACGGCTTCGCGCGGTTTAAGATCCCAGGCAAGAACATCCTGTTCCTGATCTTGGTCTCCACGATCGTGCTGCCGCCGCAGGCGACGGTGATCCCGCTGTTCATCCTGTTCTCGAAGCTGGGCTGGACCGGCACATGGCTGCCGCTGCTGGTGCCCGCGTTCTTCGCGAATGCCTACGACGTGTTCCTGCTGCGGCAGTACTTCATGGGCATCCCGCGCGAGATGGACGAGGCCGCCGCGATCGACGGCGCGAACCCGCTACGCACGCTGGTGTCGGTGATCATCCCGCAGGCATGGCCCGCGATCACGGCGGTCACGCTGTTCCACTTCTTCTACACGTGGAACGACTACTTCCTACCCCTGGTCTACCTGGTGGGCAAGGAGGACCGCTACCCGATCTCGGTGGGCATCGCCAAGTTCGTGGGCGGCTTCAGCCGCTACCCCTCGCTGGCCATGGCCACGGCGGTGATGACGGTGCTGCTGCCTGCGGTGCTGTTCTTCCTCGCCCAGCGGCAGTTTATGCAGGGCGTGGTGTCCAGCGGCGTCGAAAAATAA
- a CDS encoding sugar ABC transporter permease, whose amino-acid sequence MPHLWRARSTDQENAAMTATDRTAARAVRARPADEIGPLARKRVRWGYFFLMPWIIGFLAFQLLPIASTIFLSFTDYNATKEFAPGNFHFVGFANYAHLFRDPDLARAMGVTLRFALISVPLTLIVPLLFAVLVNSKHLIAPNIFRTLLFLPTIIPVVAGAMVFQGVLNAESGWLNQLLGLVGISGPRWLSDPTWAVPALSLLSLWGVGNAMLIYLGALQGVPTEIYEAATIDGANSAQRFFQMTLPMISPIIFYNLTLGVISAFQYFVPAMLIGGRNGDPQGSTLFYNLHFYRQAFVFNDMGYASVLALVLFVVVMICTALLFGFGQRGVYYAGGES is encoded by the coding sequence ATGCCCCACCTCTGGCGCGCGCGGTCTACAGACCAGGAGAATGCTGCCATGACGGCCACAGATCGCACCGCAGCGCGCGCCGTGCGCGCCCGCCCCGCCGATGAGATCGGCCCGCTGGCGCGGAAGCGGGTTCGCTGGGGCTATTTTTTCCTTATGCCCTGGATTATCGGCTTTCTGGCCTTCCAGCTGCTGCCGATCGCATCGACGATCTTCCTCTCGTTTACCGACTACAACGCGACAAAAGAGTTTGCCCCCGGCAACTTTCACTTTGTGGGCTTTGCAAATTACGCGCACCTTTTTCGCGACCCCGATCTGGCGCGGGCCATGGGCGTGACGCTCCGGTTTGCCCTGATCTCGGTGCCGCTGACATTGATCGTCCCCCTGCTGTTCGCCGTGCTCGTGAACTCGAAGCACCTGATTGCCCCCAACATCTTCCGCACGCTGCTGTTCCTGCCCACGATCATCCCGGTGGTGGCGGGCGCGATGGTGTTCCAGGGCGTGCTGAACGCCGAGTCGGGCTGGCTCAACCAGCTGCTGGGCCTGGTGGGCATCTCCGGCCCGCGCTGGCTGAGCGACCCCACCTGGGCCGTGCCCGCGCTCAGCCTGCTGAGCCTGTGGGGCGTGGGCAACGCTATGCTGATCTACCTTGGGGCGCTGCAGGGCGTGCCCACCGAGATCTACGAGGCCGCCACCATCGACGGCGCGAACAGCGCCCAGCGCTTCTTCCAGATGACGCTGCCCATGATCTCGCCGATCATCTTCTACAACCTGACGCTGGGTGTGATCAGCGCCTTCCAGTACTTTGTCCCGGCCATGCTGATCGGCGGGCGCAACGGCGACCCGCAGGGTTCGACGCTGTTCTACAACCTGCACTTCTACCGCCAGGCATTTGTGTTCAACGATATGGGCTACGCTTCGGTGCTGGCGCTGGTGCTGTTTGTGGTGGTGATGATCTGCACCGCGCTGCTGTTCGGCTTCGGCCAGCGCGGCGTGTACTATGCCGGCGGCGAGAGCTAG
- a CDS encoding extracellular solute-binding protein, whose amino-acid sequence MLTRPLALKRRRSLFPTLFLSLSVAAISACGTTPAAAPTAPAAETPAAAEPTAATAAEAPAGEAAATADASAPTPTPAPVVSGGEGCAPSATPVNWFIGLGSGADAPVIPLEEAWVEKFNKTQTDVCLTIQIVQTTGAADVLRAQIAAGTVPDIVGPVGTVGRAQFKGAWADLTPLAEKAGFDLSTYDKALVDFLKDDNMLVGIPFGVYPSFLYYNKDLFDEARLPYPPHKVGEQYDGKEWNNDTFTELAKKLTVDKNGNDATSADFDAQNITQYGFFQQFTSAQGIGNRFGAGLAYDPASPTTAKIPDSWRKAWTWYYNGIWKDHFMPTTDAQNSEVLGSGNGFASDHIAMAQTHLWYTCCFEVSKLNWDIAVLPSVDGKITSNMHGDTFAIMEQSKNKDAAFKVISKMVVDPEVYKIYNVLPAKVEDRASFFADMDKRVAPNKVDWSVAEEMAKYADVPNHEAWMPNVLKANDAFSRFRALMDQTPDLDINAEIDKLQAELDTLFKEPGAIPATK is encoded by the coding sequence ATGCTAACGCGCCCGTTAGCGCTCAAGCGCCGTCGCTCGTTGTTCCCCACTCTGTTCCTCTCGCTGAGCGTGGCCGCCATCAGCGCATGCGGCACTACTCCCGCCGCCGCGCCCACGGCTCCCGCCGCCGAGACCCCCGCCGCCGCCGAGCCTACCGCCGCCACCGCCGCCGAGGCCCCGGCTGGCGAGGCCGCCGCCACCGCCGACGCATCGGCCCCCACCCCCACCCCCGCGCCGGTCGTCTCCGGCGGCGAGGGCTGCGCCCCCAGCGCCACGCCGGTCAACTGGTTCATCGGCCTGGGCAGCGGCGCGGATGCCCCGGTCATCCCCCTGGAGGAGGCCTGGGTCGAGAAGTTCAACAAGACGCAGACCGATGTCTGCCTGACCATCCAGATTGTCCAGACCACCGGCGCTGCCGACGTGCTGCGCGCCCAGATCGCCGCAGGCACCGTGCCTGACATCGTGGGGCCGGTGGGCACAGTGGGCCGCGCCCAGTTCAAGGGCGCGTGGGCCGACCTCACGCCGCTGGCCGAGAAGGCCGGGTTCGATCTGAGCACCTACGACAAGGCGCTGGTCGACTTCCTCAAAGATGACAACATGCTGGTCGGCATCCCCTTCGGCGTGTACCCCTCGTTCCTCTACTACAACAAGGATCTGTTCGACGAGGCCCGCCTGCCCTACCCGCCGCACAAGGTCGGCGAGCAGTACGACGGCAAAGAGTGGAACAACGACACCTTCACCGAGCTGGCCAAGAAGCTGACGGTCGATAAGAACGGCAACGACGCGACCAGCGCCGATTTCGACGCGCAGAACATCACCCAGTACGGATTCTTCCAGCAGTTCACCAGCGCGCAGGGCATCGGCAACCGCTTTGGTGCGGGCCTGGCCTACGACCCGGCCAGCCCGACCACGGCCAAGATCCCCGACTCGTGGCGCAAAGCATGGACATGGTACTACAACGGCATTTGGAAGGACCACTTCATGCCCACCACCGACGCTCAGAACAGCGAGGTGCTGGGCAGCGGCAACGGCTTCGCATCCGATCACATCGCCATGGCACAGACCCACCTGTGGTACACCTGCTGCTTCGAGGTCTCGAAGCTGAACTGGGACATCGCGGTGCTGCCCTCGGTCGATGGCAAGATCACCTCGAACATGCACGGCGACACCTTCGCGATCATGGAGCAGAGCAAGAACAAGGACGCCGCGTTCAAGGTCATCTCCAAGATGGTGGTCGACCCCGAGGTCTACAAGATCTACAACGTGCTGCCTGCCAAGGTCGAGGACCGCGCCAGCTTCTTCGCGGATATGGACAAGCGCGTGGCCCCCAACAAGGTGGACTGGAGCGTGGCCGAGGAGATGGCCAAGTACGCCGATGTGCCGAACCACGAGGCCTGGATGCCCAACGTGCTGAAGGCCAACGATGCGTTCAGCCGCTTCCGCGCCCTGATGGACCAGACCCCCGACCTCGACATCAACGCCGAGATCGACAAGCTGCAGGCCGAGCTTGACACCCTGTTCAAGGAGCCGGGCGCTATCCCAGCTACCAAGTAG